A window from uncultured Desulfobacter sp. encodes these proteins:
- a CDS encoding Hsp70 family protein, with product MKEGRYIVGIDLGTTNCVVAYSDMQAERAPREMAKIHIFRVPQLTGPGVVELRNSLPSFLYVKQGHEDDSNSLELPWPDDDAVTVAGEFARERGAEVPHKLISSAKSWLCNAAVDRETAILPWDTNKEIQKLSPVQASCALLKHIKNAWNHEMAEDDPDLNLENQSIYLTVPASFDAVARELTVKAAQMAGLTDIVLIEEPQSAFYAWIDKAGDDWRDEVEKGDLVLVCDIGGGTSDFSLIEVDEDDDGHLNLERVAVGNHLLVGGDNLDLTLSYFLAAQLREKKQKLDNWQMRGLVHSCRKAKEKLFVDDGAEEYPVTILGRGSSLIGGTIKASLKLTDIQQVVLDGFFPACSLDDKPAKNSAAGMKEFGLSYESDPAITRHLAQFISSHTDDQGNPKLPTAVVFNGGVMKAPLIRERILEVLNQWHAAAGTGEIRQINAVDFDLSVAWGASYYGQAARGEGIKIRGGLGMSYYMAIEAAMPAIPGLAMPTRALCIAPFGMEDGSQAESKDRLFNLVVGEKVTFDIMSSANRTDDQLGDVIDNWEDEGIIELTSIETELEGTDQSVIPVTFEVKVTEIGTLEFWACARDDDRKWRLELNVRPKV from the coding sequence GTGAAAGAGGGCCGATATATCGTTGGAATAGATCTTGGGACAACAAACTGCGTGGTGGCCTACTCAGATATGCAAGCTGAGAGAGCACCCAGGGAAATGGCTAAAATACACATTTTCAGAGTGCCGCAGCTCACGGGTCCCGGGGTGGTTGAATTAAGAAATTCTCTTCCTTCGTTTCTTTATGTCAAACAAGGGCATGAAGACGACTCAAACTCCTTGGAATTGCCGTGGCCGGATGACGATGCGGTGACTGTTGCCGGTGAGTTTGCCAGAGAACGCGGTGCCGAAGTGCCCCATAAACTGATCTCCTCGGCAAAGTCATGGTTGTGCAATGCAGCGGTGGACAGAGAAACGGCTATTCTGCCCTGGGATACCAACAAAGAGATCCAAAAATTATCTCCGGTCCAGGCGTCATGCGCGCTGTTAAAGCATATTAAGAATGCCTGGAACCATGAGATGGCCGAGGATGATCCGGATCTGAACCTCGAAAATCAATCCATCTACCTGACGGTTCCGGCGTCCTTTGATGCAGTTGCCAGGGAACTGACGGTCAAGGCGGCCCAAATGGCCGGTCTGACGGACATTGTCCTCATCGAAGAGCCCCAGTCCGCATTTTATGCCTGGATTGACAAAGCCGGTGATGACTGGAGAGATGAGGTTGAAAAAGGCGATCTGGTCCTGGTTTGTGATATCGGCGGCGGCACAAGTGACTTCAGTCTCATCGAAGTGGACGAGGATGATGACGGCCATCTCAACCTTGAGCGTGTGGCGGTGGGCAATCATCTGCTGGTGGGCGGTGACAACCTGGATTTGACGCTCTCTTATTTTCTTGCGGCCCAGCTGCGGGAAAAGAAACAGAAACTGGACAACTGGCAGATGAGAGGACTTGTTCATTCCTGCCGGAAGGCCAAAGAAAAATTGTTCGTCGACGACGGTGCCGAGGAATACCCTGTCACAATTCTGGGCAGAGGCTCCAGCCTGATTGGCGGAACCATCAAAGCGAGCCTGAAACTTACTGATATCCAGCAGGTAGTGCTGGACGGCTTTTTCCCGGCATGCAGCCTGGATGACAAGCCTGCCAAAAACAGTGCCGCCGGCATGAAAGAGTTCGGGCTCTCATATGAATCCGACCCTGCCATTACCCGCCATCTGGCCCAGTTTATCTCTTCCCACACCGATGACCAGGGCAATCCAAAATTGCCCACTGCGGTTGTATTCAACGGTGGGGTCATGAAGGCGCCTCTGATCAGAGAACGGATTCTTGAAGTACTGAATCAGTGGCACGCTGCTGCAGGCACAGGAGAGATCCGCCAGATCAACGCAGTTGACTTTGATCTTTCCGTGGCCTGGGGCGCATCATATTACGGCCAGGCCGCCCGGGGAGAGGGTATTAAAATACGCGGAGGGCTTGGGATGTCCTACTACATGGCCATTGAAGCGGCCATGCCGGCCATCCCTGGACTTGCCATGCCCACCCGGGCCCTTTGCATTGCCCCCTTCGGCATGGAAGACGGCAGCCAGGCCGAAAGCAAGGACCGTTTGTTCAATCTGGTTGTGGGTGAAAAAGTCACCTTTGATATCATGAGCTCTGCCAACCGAACCGATGATCAGCTCGGGGATGTGATCGATAACTGGGAGGATGAGGGTATCATTGAGTTGACTTCCATCGAAACAGAGCTTGAAGGAACCGACCAGAGCGTTATACCTGTCACGTTTGAAGTCAAGGTGACCGAGATCGGCACCTTGGAATTTTGGGCCTGCGCCCGGGATGATGATCGAAAATGGCGTTTGGAGCTCAATGTTAGACCCAAAGTGTAA
- a CDS encoding DUF2760 domain-containing protein, with protein sequence MNATKAYASKSFTVVVLFMLIVSAGVSAAFFFGLKKLALIFAPGSDVIITIPVINQTFTIQTLADLSHLFETATTQYIAYISVFFVLVFFVLGLILWFLLKSSAGAVFKELDTKPAAQKGGDAPKKKDFVEKRLEQERQKRLFLHFISVLQREGRLLDFFAEELSVYDDEQIGAAVRSIQEDCKKSVDKYLSLVPVIDKEEGETVEVEPGFDPNAITLTGNVSGEPPFTGVLRHRGWKASKNEVPKLSDVQDASIVAPAEVEVE encoded by the coding sequence GTGAACGCAACAAAGGCATATGCATCTAAATCATTTACGGTTGTTGTACTGTTTATGCTGATCGTCAGTGCCGGGGTCAGTGCAGCATTTTTTTTCGGGCTAAAGAAACTGGCACTCATCTTTGCCCCGGGATCCGACGTCATTATCACTATTCCGGTAATTAATCAGACATTTACCATCCAAACCCTGGCGGATCTGTCTCACCTTTTTGAAACGGCCACCACCCAGTATATTGCCTACATCAGTGTATTCTTCGTCCTTGTCTTTTTTGTTTTGGGACTTATCCTTTGGTTCCTTTTGAAATCAAGCGCAGGCGCCGTGTTTAAAGAACTTGATACAAAGCCTGCTGCTCAAAAGGGTGGTGACGCGCCAAAGAAAAAGGATTTTGTGGAAAAACGATTGGAACAGGAACGTCAAAAAAGACTTTTTCTGCATTTTATCTCGGTGCTTCAAAGGGAAGGGCGGCTGCTTGATTTTTTTGCCGAAGAGCTGTCCGTGTATGATGACGAGCAGATCGGCGCTGCTGTAAGAAGTATCCAGGAAGACTGTAAGAAAAGTGTAGATAAGTACCTGTCTTTGGTGCCGGTTATTGATAAAGAAGAGGGCGAGACTGTGGAAGTTGAACCAGGCTTTGATCCCAATGCCATCACATTAACGGGTAATGTGTCCGGCGAACCGCCCTTTACAGGGGTATTAAGACATCGGGGATGGAAGGCGTCAAAAAATGAAGTGCCTAAACTCTCAGATGTTCAGGATGCCTCCATTGTAGCGCCGGCAGAAGTTGAAGTTGAGTAG
- a CDS encoding YccF domain-containing protein, which translates to MTFLLNLLWFILGGGWAAGLLWIFTGCILMLTVVGIPFGWAAFRIAGFAAFPYGKTLVDARAVGEEVITGTTLANILWIVFAGIWLAISHIAAGISLCLTIIGIPFGFAHFRLAAVCFAPLGRRTVLI; encoded by the coding sequence ATGACCTTTTTGTTGAATCTGCTCTGGTTTATACTTGGCGGGGGCTGGGCTGCAGGCCTTTTATGGATTTTTACCGGTTGTATTTTGATGCTCACGGTGGTGGGTATTCCCTTTGGCTGGGCTGCATTCAGAATCGCAGGCTTTGCCGCCTTTCCCTACGGCAAGACCCTTGTGGATGCAAGGGCCGTGGGCGAAGAGGTGATCACAGGGACCACCCTGGCAAATATTTTGTGGATTGTCTTTGCAGGCATCTGGCTGGCCATTTCCCACATCGCTGCCGGAATCTCTTTGTGTCTGACCATCATCGGCATCCCCTTCGGGTTTGCACATTTCAGGCTTGCGGCCGTATGCTTTGCTCCCTTGGGGAGACGTACGGTTTTAATTTGA
- a CDS encoding adenine phosphoribosyltransferase, with the protein MDLKQNIRSIPDWPIEGVIFRDLTTLMQDPKAFRHSCDILYDRYKDKNLDKMVGIDARGFVFGAVVAYRLGIGFVPVRKKGKLPHKTIEQSYSLEYGEGVLEMHQDAVSPGERVVIVDDLIATGGTVGATVKLVKQLGAELLECAFIVELPDLKGRDQIPDVPVFSITEFEGE; encoded by the coding sequence ATGGACTTAAAACAGAACATCAGAAGTATTCCGGATTGGCCCATCGAAGGGGTGATTTTCAGGGATTTGACCACATTGATGCAGGACCCCAAAGCATTTAGACACTCCTGTGATATTCTTTATGACCGCTACAAGGACAAGAATCTTGACAAGATGGTGGGCATTGATGCCCGAGGCTTTGTATTTGGTGCGGTGGTGGCCTATCGACTTGGTATCGGTTTTGTCCCGGTGCGCAAAAAAGGAAAACTGCCCCACAAGACCATTGAACAAAGCTACAGCCTTGAATATGGGGAAGGTGTCCTTGAGATGCACCAGGATGCTGTCAGTCCCGGCGAAAGAGTGGTCATTGTGGATGATCTTATTGCCACGGGCGGCACTGTGGGGGCCACGGTCAAACTGGTCAAGCAGCTTGGGGCGGAGCTGCTGGAATGCGCCTTTATTGTGGAACTGCCTGACCTTAAAGGTCGGGATCAGATTCCGGATGTCCCGGTGTTTAGTATTACAGAGTTTGAGGGCGAATAG
- the mtnP gene encoding S-methyl-5'-thioadenosine phosphorylase yields the protein MVRVGIIGGSGLDDPDIIENCERIEIITPYGPPSSDIMKGLINDTEVLILARHGRRHQYSPTQVNNRANIDALKQAGATHILATTACGSLRDEIDRGHFVILDQFIDFTRFRKNTFADSFEQGAVHTAMAYPFDPFLRNLLYKSATDLGLNAHDKGCVVTIEGPRFSTVAESKMFRLWGADVINMSTAPEAMLANEAGLPYAVVAMATDYDCWKQDEAPVTWDEILSVFKKNADNVKQLFITAVSQITAMN from the coding sequence ATGGTAAGGGTCGGTATTATCGGCGGGTCAGGACTTGATGATCCGGATATTATAGAAAATTGTGAAAGAATTGAGATAATCACCCCCTATGGTCCGCCATCCTCGGACATTATGAAAGGGCTGATCAATGACACAGAAGTATTGATTCTGGCCAGACACGGCCGCAGGCACCAGTACAGCCCCACCCAGGTGAACAACCGGGCAAATATAGATGCCTTGAAACAGGCCGGTGCCACGCATATCCTTGCCACAACCGCCTGCGGCAGTTTGAGAGACGAGATCGACCGGGGCCATTTCGTTATTTTGGATCAATTCATTGATTTTACCCGGTTTCGCAAAAACACCTTTGCCGACTCCTTTGAACAGGGTGCCGTGCATACGGCCATGGCGTATCCCTTTGATCCTTTCCTGCGCAATCTGCTGTACAAGTCTGCAACGGATCTTGGATTGAACGCCCATGATAAAGGGTGTGTGGTGACCATCGAAGGCCCGAGGTTTTCAACCGTGGCGGAATCCAAGATGTTCAGGCTGTGGGGGGCGGATGTCATCAACATGTCCACGGCACCCGAGGCCATGCTGGCCAATGAGGCGGGTCTTCCTTATGCCGTCGTGGCCATGGCCACCGATTATGACTGCTGGAAGCAGGATGAAGCCCCGGTCACCTGGGATGAGATTTTATCGGTTTTCAAAAAAAATGCCGATAATGTCAAACAATTGTTCATTACCGCTGTGTCACAAATCACTGCCATGAATTAA
- a CDS encoding thioredoxin family protein, translated as MRKENILVGILVVLVLGGIYLYNRPEANVDTPAAQANLNTFEAEKQTVQEPSTTSPDAILWNDYTPGMALAEKEGKSIFLYFHADWCGYCRKLKNETFKDDRIKSYLKDNFVSISVDTDKRQNLAQQWGVRGLPTLWFLEADGTKVNSLPGFVDADQLYSILQYIHTQSYKNMTYQEYVQQKKS; from the coding sequence ATGAGAAAAGAAAATATTTTGGTGGGTATATTGGTGGTGCTGGTACTGGGCGGCATATATTTGTATAACCGGCCGGAAGCGAATGTGGATACCCCGGCAGCACAGGCAAACCTGAATACCTTTGAAGCTGAAAAGCAAACCGTTCAGGAGCCATCGACAACATCGCCGGATGCTATCCTATGGAATGATTATACCCCGGGCATGGCCCTGGCCGAAAAAGAAGGCAAAAGCATTTTTCTTTATTTCCATGCCGACTGGTGCGGATACTGCCGTAAGTTAAAAAATGAAACCTTTAAGGATGATCGGATCAAATCCTATCTGAAAGATAATTTTGTCAGCATCAGTGTGGATACGGACAAACGTCAAAATCTTGCCCAGCAATGGGGGGTCAGGGGGCTTCCGACGCTGTGGTTTCTGGAAGCGGACGGCACAAAGGTTAACAGCCTGCCCGGATTTGTAGATGCGGATCAATTGTATTCGATTTTACAGTATATTCACACCCAAAGTTACAAGAACATGACATATCAGGAATATGTCCAGCAAAAAAAATCCTGA
- a CDS encoding proton-conducting transporter membrane subunit, with amino-acid sequence MSNIAFLLIVLPIIAAMICFLIRMDLVRAITVTITGAVLSVTSLVLLGHGDFTCHVSGVWETMVTVLDFALLALVLFFGFRLNNRIIKSLTIFQLVLLAFFELFILKHGTEIPALRGDSLALIMVVIVSIIGSLICIFGLPYMKKHEEHLKLEKSRQPIFFLLLLLFLGAMNGLVLSNNILWLYFFFEVTTLCSFALIGHDGTKEAVENSTRALWMNSMGGAMLLTAIVIVYMTAGTLDISVLLTRGSVSGMLLAAVGLISLAGFVKAAQLPCQSWLLGAMVAPTPVSALLHSSTMVKAGVYMVLRFCPMFEGTFLSHGIALCGSFTFLVCAALAIGQSNGKKILAYSTVSNLGLIIACAGINTPLAVIAAVMLIIFHAISKSLLFLCVGTIEQAIGSRDIEDMRGLYRTMPRTAVVTIIGILSMLLPPFGVLLCKWMALEAASDHLFVIVMMALGSALTFVYWARWAGLLMGGHNISATPEKQPLFTRGPLVSLCIAALLFAFATPWLYTRAFVPMFEPNNTGNLAGIIKGATGGFAIYPFIVLIGLATIFAIYRALRANVKPAHPYLGGAHTGDIEDGAYLGPMETVVPYKASNFYLADFFGEHKLTFWVNMIAGGLILLMIGGVL; translated from the coding sequence ATGTCCAACATTGCGTTTTTGTTGATCGTGCTGCCGATCATTGCAGCCATGATCTGTTTTTTGATCCGGATGGACCTGGTGAGGGCCATCACGGTAACCATAACCGGGGCTGTTTTATCGGTCACGTCCCTGGTGCTTCTTGGGCACGGCGATTTTACATGCCATGTGTCGGGAGTGTGGGAAACGATGGTGACGGTTCTGGATTTTGCCTTGCTGGCCCTGGTGCTGTTTTTCGGTTTCCGGCTCAACAACCGGATCATCAAATCCCTGACGATTTTTCAGCTGGTGCTGCTTGCCTTCTTTGAGTTGTTCATACTGAAACACGGCACAGAAATTCCGGCCCTGCGCGGGGACAGCCTGGCACTGATCATGGTTGTGATCGTCTCCATCATCGGGTCTCTGATCTGTATTTTTGGGTTGCCCTACATGAAAAAGCATGAGGAACACCTGAAACTTGAAAAAAGCAGACAACCGATCTTTTTCCTGCTTCTGCTTCTGTTTCTGGGGGCCATGAACGGCCTGGTCCTGTCCAACAACATTCTGTGGCTCTATTTCTTCTTTGAGGTGACCACCTTATGCTCTTTTGCGCTCATCGGGCATGACGGCACCAAAGAGGCCGTGGAAAATTCCACCCGGGCCCTGTGGATGAACTCCATGGGGGGCGCGATGTTACTAACGGCCATCGTCATCGTTTATATGACCGCCGGCACCCTGGACATCTCCGTTCTTTTAACCCGTGGGTCGGTGTCAGGCATGCTGCTTGCCGCTGTGGGGTTGATCAGTCTGGCAGGATTCGTCAAAGCCGCACAACTGCCCTGTCAAAGCTGGCTTTTGGGTGCCATGGTGGCACCGACGCCGGTTTCGGCTCTGTTGCACTCATCCACCATGGTCAAAGCCGGCGTATACATGGTTTTACGCTTTTGCCCCATGTTTGAAGGCACCTTTTTGAGTCACGGCATCGCCCTGTGCGGGTCCTTTACCTTCCTGGTCTGCGCCGCCCTTGCCATCGGCCAGAGCAACGGCAAAAAAATTCTGGCCTATTCCACGGTGAGCAACCTTGGGCTGATCATCGCCTGTGCGGGCATAAATACCCCCCTTGCCGTTATTGCAGCTGTAATGCTGATCATCTTTCACGCCATCTCAAAATCCTTACTGTTTTTATGCGTGGGCACCATCGAACAGGCCATCGGTTCCCGGGATATTGAAGACATGCGCGGGCTTTACAGAACCATGCCCCGAACTGCGGTGGTGACCATCATCGGAATTCTGTCCATGCTTTTGCCGCCATTTGGCGTACTGTTGTGCAAGTGGATGGCCCTGGAAGCTGCATCCGACCATCTTTTTGTCATCGTCATGATGGCCCTGGGCAGCGCGTTGACCTTTGTTTACTGGGCTCGCTGGGCAGGATTGCTCATGGGCGGGCACAACATTTCTGCAACCCCTGAAAAACAGCCCCTGTTCACCCGGGGACCACTGGTGAGCCTGTGCATCGCAGCGCTTTTGTTTGCCTTTGCTACGCCCTGGCTTTACACCCGGGCTTTTGTGCCCATGTTTGAGCCCAACAATACGGGTAACCTTGCAGGAATTATAAAAGGGGCCACGGGCGGGTTTGCCATCTATCCCTTTATTGTTCTCATCGGTCTGGCAACGATCTTTGCCATTTACCGGGCACTTCGGGCAAACGTAAAACCGGCGCATCCCTATCTTGGCGGTGCTCATACCGGAGATATTGAAGATGGAGCCTACCTTGGCCCCATGGAGACCGTTGTCCCCTACAAGGCGAGCAACTTTTATCTGGCCGATTTTTTCGGTGAGCACAAGCTTACCTTCTGGGTCAACATGATTGCTGGCGGACTGATTCTGCTGATGATTGGAGGTGTGTTGTAA
- a CDS encoding complex I subunit 1 family protein yields the protein MESIFFAISALILAPLAGGLLAGIDRRITARMQSRLGPPILQAFYDVGKLFGKERLLVNRWQIVCCWVYFVAAALSVALFFARADLLIIFFVQAAGAMFLVMGALSVRSPYSQVGAQRELIQILTYEPLLILVFVGMYLVVGSFNVGDIMAYDTPLFQKLPLMFIVLSYALTIKLRKSPFDFSTSHHAHQELVKGVMTEYSGPVLAVVEMAHWYETILILSVCALFWTTSWFWMIVLLVATYLAEIIIDNTMARMTWRWMLKYVWSIGLVLTFINFIWLHVR from the coding sequence ATGGAATCGATATTTTTCGCTATTTCGGCATTGATTCTGGCCCCTTTGGCCGGCGGCCTTTTAGCCGGTATTGACCGGCGCATTACGGCACGGATGCAGTCCCGCCTGGGGCCGCCCATACTGCAGGCCTTTTACGATGTGGGCAAACTGTTTGGAAAAGAACGGCTGCTGGTCAATCGCTGGCAGATTGTGTGCTGCTGGGTCTATTTTGTCGCAGCGGCCCTATCTGTGGCCCTGTTTTTCGCCCGGGCGGATCTGTTGATCATCTTCTTTGTCCAGGCCGCCGGTGCCATGTTTCTGGTCATGGGTGCCCTTTCGGTCAGAAGTCCCTACAGCCAGGTCGGGGCCCAGCGTGAACTGATACAGATCCTGACCTACGAACCCCTGCTGATTTTGGTATTCGTGGGCATGTATTTGGTTGTGGGCAGTTTCAATGTGGGCGATATCATGGCCTATGATACGCCGCTGTTCCAAAAACTACCGCTGATGTTCATTGTCCTTAGTTACGCCCTGACCATTAAGCTGCGCAAGTCGCCTTTTGATTTTTCAACCTCCCACCATGCCCACCAGGAGCTGGTGAAAGGGGTAATGACCGAATACTCGGGCCCGGTACTTGCGGTCGTTGAGATGGCGCACTGGTACGAAACGATTCTGATTCTCTCCGTATGCGCGCTGTTCTGGACCACAAGCTGGTTCTGGATGATCGTGCTGCTGGTCGCCACCTACCTGGCCGAAATCATCATTGACAACACCATGGCGAGAATGACCTGGCGCTGGATGCTCAAGTATGTCTGGAGCATCGGCCTGGTTCTGACCTTTATCAATTTTATCTGGCTGCACGTGAGGTAG
- a CDS encoding NADH-quinone oxidoreductase subunit B family protein, with protein sequence MLKKFLKNSQIKSPWIIHFDCGSCNGCDIETLACLTPLYDVERFGIVNVGNPKHADILLVTGTVNHRNKTVLKNLYEQMPEPKAVIAIGACGLSGGIFHDCYNVVGGVDKIIPVDVYVPGCPAKPEAIIDGVVQALEIFKQKQTGVPESPEV encoded by the coding sequence ATGCTTAAAAAATTTTTAAAAAATTCACAAATAAAATCACCATGGATCATTCATTTTGACTGCGGAAGCTGTAACGGCTGTGATATCGAAACCCTGGCCTGCCTGACGCCGCTTTACGATGTGGAACGGTTCGGCATCGTCAATGTGGGCAATCCAAAACACGCGGATATCTTGCTGGTGACCGGAACCGTCAACCATCGCAACAAGACCGTGCTCAAAAATCTTTATGAGCAGATGCCCGAGCCCAAGGCGGTTATCGCCATCGGGGCCTGCGGCCTGTCCGGCGGCATTTTCCACGACTGCTACAACGTAGTCGGCGGCGTGGACAAAATCATTCCGGTGGATGTCTATGTTCCCGGGTGTCCTGCAAAACCAGAAGCCATTATCGACGGTGTGGTCCAGGCTCTGGAAATATTTAAACAAAAACAAACGGGCGTACCCGAATCCCCCGAAGTATAA
- a CDS encoding NADH-quinone oxidoreductase subunit C, with amino-acid sequence MIPNETAITLDTLVAEAGRMKQAGYRFVTLSTVTLEDGSTDILYHFDKEMVLSHFRLNVAADTTIPSISEVYFSAFLAENEVKDLANFEFDGLAVDYNRTLYLDPSVETIPLANNLKIKDKKETKE; translated from the coding sequence ATGATTCCAAATGAAACCGCCATCACCTTAGACACCCTTGTTGCCGAGGCCGGGCGAATGAAACAGGCGGGTTACCGGTTCGTGACCCTGTCCACCGTCACACTTGAAGACGGCTCCACAGACATCCTGTACCATTTTGACAAGGAGATGGTACTGTCTCATTTTCGTTTAAATGTGGCTGCAGACACAACAATTCCGAGCATATCAGAGGTTTATTTCAGCGCATTTCTGGCTGAAAACGAAGTCAAAGATCTGGCAAATTTTGAATTTGACGGTCTGGCTGTGGATTACAACCGGACCCTGTACCTTGATCCCAGCGTTGAAACCATTCCGCTGGCCAACAATCTTAAAATCAAGGACAAAAAAGAGACGAAGGAGTAG